From Paenibacillus sp. PK3_47, the proteins below share one genomic window:
- a CDS encoding nitrite reductase (NAD(P)H) small subunit, producing MEITKQEYVVGTAQDFLPQIGRVIVAGPVELAVFRTSDGAFYAVENHSPHPKGGPLAEGIVSGHYLYDPLYDWKIDLRSGEVQAPDQGLVATFPVTQDGDILKVRLQEAAVQS from the coding sequence ATGGAGATCACAAAACAAGAGTATGTAGTAGGTACGGCACAGGATTTCCTGCCGCAAATCGGCCGTGTAATCGTTGCAGGGCCGGTGGAACTGGCTGTATTCCGCACCTCGGACGGAGCGTTCTATGCTGTGGAGAATCATAGTCCGCATCCGAAAGGCGGACCGCTTGCCGAAGGAATCGTGTCAGGGCATTACCTGTACGACCCGCTGTATGACTGGAAAATCGATCTGCGCAGCGGAGAAGTTCAGGCACCCGATCAGGGGCTCGTGGCAACCTTCCCGGTGACCCAAGACGGTGACATTCTGAAGGTCCGCTTGCAGGAAGCAGCAGTACAAAGCTAA
- a CDS encoding DUF1540 domain-containing protein, giving the protein MAKDVLCAVNSCTYWAEENKCNAESIFVAYHSSKEPSKSEETDCKTFEHK; this is encoded by the coding sequence ATGGCAAAAGACGTATTGTGCGCAGTGAATTCCTGCACCTACTGGGCTGAAGAGAACAAATGCAACGCCGAGTCCATCTTTGTTGCATACCACAGCTCGAAGGAACCAAGCAAATCTGAAGAGACAGATTGCAAAACATTCGAACACAAATAA
- the msrB gene encoding peptide-methionine (R)-S-oxide reductase MsrB, with translation MSDIQSNNIGSTVEKATFAGGCFWCMVSPFEELPGIIDIISGYTGGHTVNPTYKEVCSETTGHVEAVQITFNPEIFPYSKLLELFWQQIDPTDAGGQFHDRGSSYSTAIFTHSEEQRQQAEASKAELQASGRFSGPIVTPVLPAKPFYPAEEYHQGYHHKNPGHYKRYRKASGREAFIESHWKHEEDKESLKARLTPLQYEVTQNNATESPFRNEFWDHHGDGIYVDIVSGEPLFSSQDKYDSGCGWPSFTRPIRDYSVKEKTDLSHMMIRTEVRSKAADSHLGHVFNDGPGPNGLRYCINSAALRFVPKEDLEKEGYGEYRVLFQ, from the coding sequence ATGAGTGATATTCAGTCTAACAATATAGGCTCCACAGTTGAAAAAGCGACTTTTGCCGGCGGGTGCTTCTGGTGTATGGTATCCCCTTTTGAGGAGCTGCCGGGCATTATCGACATCATCTCCGGGTACACAGGCGGCCATACGGTCAACCCGACCTACAAGGAAGTCTGCTCGGAAACAACCGGCCATGTCGAAGCGGTGCAGATTACGTTTAATCCGGAGATTTTCCCGTACAGCAAATTACTGGAACTGTTCTGGCAGCAGATAGACCCTACCGATGCAGGCGGACAATTCCATGACCGCGGCTCTTCCTACAGCACGGCGATCTTTACCCATTCCGAGGAACAGCGCCAGCAGGCAGAGGCTTCCAAAGCGGAATTACAGGCAAGCGGCCGTTTCTCGGGTCCGATTGTAACCCCGGTTCTGCCGGCCAAGCCGTTCTATCCGGCCGAAGAGTACCACCAGGGTTATCACCACAAGAATCCGGGCCACTACAAACGTTACCGCAAAGCCTCGGGGCGGGAAGCTTTTATCGAGTCGCACTGGAAGCATGAGGAAGACAAAGAGAGCCTGAAGGCACGGCTCACGCCGCTGCAGTATGAAGTGACCCAGAATAATGCCACAGAGTCCCCGTTCCGCAACGAATTCTGGGACCATCACGGAGATGGCATTTATGTGGATATCGTATCCGGTGAACCCCTGTTCAGCTCACAGGATAAATATGATTCCGGCTGCGGCTGGCCAAGCTTTACGAGACCGATCCGTGATTACTCCGTTAAGGAGAAAACAGATCTCAGCCATATGATGATCCGTACGGAAGTGCGGAGCAAAGCCGCCGATTCCCATCTGGGCCATGTCTTCAACGACGGTCCGGGTCCAAACGGCCTGCGTTACTGCATCAACTCTGCCGCACTGCGTTTTGTCCCGAAGGAAGATCTGGAGAAGGAAGGGTACGGCGAATACCGTGTACTTTTCCAGTAA
- a CDS encoding helix-turn-helix domain-containing protein, giving the protein MEEHQMTMCPRFETAFSFLGKRWNGLIIQTLMSGPKRFKDISGLIPSMSDKMLSERMKDLECEGILVRHVYPETPVRIEYELTPKGRALEPVMQQIQSWAESWVE; this is encoded by the coding sequence ATGGAAGAACATCAGATGACGATGTGCCCAAGATTCGAAACGGCCTTCTCTTTCTTAGGCAAACGCTGGAACGGTCTTATTATCCAGACACTTATGAGCGGTCCAAAGCGTTTCAAGGATATTTCCGGTCTGATTCCGTCTATGAGCGATAAAATGCTGTCTGAACGTATGAAGGATCTGGAATGTGAAGGTATTCTGGTGAGACATGTGTATCCAGAAACTCCTGTGCGCATTGAGTATGAACTAACACCCAAAGGCCGCGCACTTGAGCCGGTTATGCAGCAAATTCAATCCTGGGCCGAGAGCTGGGTCGAATAA
- a CDS encoding formate/nitrite transporter family protein produces the protein MFTQSVENIVEIAVGKRDKMNESMARYFLAAMLAGAYVGIGIILIFTLGAPLAAAQSPFQPLVMGASFGIALTLVVFAGSELFTGNNMFFTVSTLAGRTTALDTAKNWIIVFIGNVAGAVLLALLIQGTGLFKAAPAEHLIFAAAAKKMTLPFSELFFRGILCNWLVCLALWMSSRTKSEPAKLVLIWWCLFAFIASGYEHSVANMTLLSVAVLLPNHPETVSIAGWLHNMIPVTLGNIIGGGVFVGMAYWLISPVRARSKR, from the coding sequence ATGTTTACGCAAAGTGTGGAGAACATCGTAGAGATTGCAGTAGGCAAACGCGACAAAATGAATGAGAGTATGGCAAGGTATTTTCTGGCCGCCATGCTGGCCGGTGCGTATGTAGGTATAGGAATTATTCTGATTTTCACACTGGGTGCACCGCTGGCAGCAGCCCAGTCTCCCTTTCAGCCGCTTGTTATGGGCGCATCCTTCGGGATCGCCCTGACCCTGGTCGTATTTGCCGGTTCCGAGCTTTTCACCGGCAATAATATGTTTTTCACGGTAAGTACGCTTGCCGGAAGAACAACGGCCCTGGATACCGCGAAGAACTGGATTATTGTTTTTATCGGCAATGTGGCCGGTGCAGTCCTTCTCGCCCTGCTGATTCAAGGTACAGGATTGTTCAAGGCAGCTCCGGCAGAGCATCTGATCTTTGCCGCAGCCGCCAAAAAAATGACACTGCCGTTCTCGGAGCTGTTCTTCCGCGGCATTCTTTGTAACTGGCTGGTCTGCCTGGCTTTATGGATGTCTTCCCGTACCAAGAGCGAGCCAGCGAAGCTGGTGCTGATCTGGTGGTGTCTGTTCGCTTTTATCGCCAGCGGTTATGAGCACAGTGTAGCGAATATGACGCTGCTGAGCGTGGCCGTGCTGCTGCCGAACCATCCGGAGACGGTATCGATTGCCGGATGGCTGCATAACATGATTCCGGTCACTCTGGGTAACATTATTGGCGGAGGGGTATTTGTCGGTATGGCTTATTGGCTGATTTCCCCGGTTCGTGCCCGCAGCAAACGTTAA
- a CDS encoding DUF4349 domain-containing protein produces MRKRGLHYLLCMMFLAVILAGCSSADSNSAGYSESAADNASTAYDGAAAQDASAPVEAESAAASTTEALPQGNGGGNGGTSADKAAAGNSAEGAAGFTGNDVAAGLNKKLIYKASLNMEVEDYGAAQTEVRNMVTLASGYIIEFNENMSEYEQGGTFILKVPAAGFSSFLNNLEKVKHTELQRSIQGQDVSEEYVDLESRLKAKQLMESQYIEFMKKATKSADLVEFANQLGAIQEEIEQIKGRMRYIDQNVLFSTVELRLYQTDESMATTQKKEQGPLMQRASDALTGSLNAVSVMFQWLVVFLAGALPVLIIAGIITAIVLLFRKKSKRRDTEYMERIRQANRELNREVITRNAVQPGPDENAASEGNVEEPENREK; encoded by the coding sequence ATGCGAAAACGGGGTCTGCATTACTTATTGTGTATGATGTTTCTGGCGGTCATTCTGGCAGGCTGCAGCTCGGCTGACAGCAATTCTGCCGGCTATTCGGAAAGCGCTGCCGACAATGCCAGCACAGCTTATGATGGTGCAGCAGCGCAGGATGCTTCTGCTCCCGTGGAGGCAGAGTCTGCAGCTGCCAGCACCACGGAGGCTCTGCCGCAGGGGAACGGAGGCGGGAACGGCGGAACCTCAGCCGACAAAGCAGCTGCAGGCAATAGTGCTGAAGGAGCAGCCGGCTTTACGGGCAATGATGTTGCAGCCGGACTGAACAAAAAGCTGATCTATAAAGCCAGCCTCAACATGGAGGTTGAAGATTATGGCGCAGCACAGACTGAAGTGCGCAACATGGTTACTTTGGCGAGCGGATATATTATTGAATTCAATGAGAATATGTCAGAATACGAGCAGGGTGGAACTTTTATTTTGAAAGTGCCTGCTGCGGGGTTCTCCTCTTTCCTGAACAATCTGGAGAAGGTCAAGCATACTGAGCTCCAGCGCAGCATCCAAGGTCAGGATGTCTCCGAAGAATACGTGGATCTGGAATCGCGGCTCAAAGCCAAACAGCTGATGGAGAGCCAATACATCGAATTTATGAAAAAGGCAACCAAATCCGCTGACCTTGTTGAATTTGCGAACCAGCTCGGCGCCATTCAGGAAGAAATTGAGCAGATTAAAGGCAGAATGCGCTACATCGATCAGAATGTTTTGTTCTCCACGGTGGAGCTGCGGCTGTATCAGACGGATGAAAGTATGGCTACTACCCAGAAGAAAGAGCAGGGACCGCTGATGCAGCGGGCTTCGGATGCCCTGACAGGCAGTCTGAACGCTGTATCTGTTATGTTTCAGTGGCTGGTCGTTTTCCTTGCGGGAGCACTTCCGGTATTAATCATTGCTGGCATAATCACCGCAATCGTCCTCTTATTCCGTAAAAAGAGCAAACGTCGTGACACTGAATATATGGAGCGCATCCGCCAGGCTAACCGTGAACTAAACCGTGAAGTTATAACCCGGAATGCTGTCCAGCCGGGGCCGGATGAGAACGCAGCTTCTGAGGGGAACGTGGAAGAACCGGAGAATAGAGAGAAATAG
- a CDS encoding Gfo/Idh/MocA family oxidoreductase produces the protein MNISGRKRVAMIGIGDIARKVYLPLLSRHEQAEVVGLLSHSPATVQSAVHSYRFPKGTTDLDELLSWELDAVFVHSPTPTHYDIVMKCLQVGVSVYVDKPLSYELEHSRRMAALAEDKGILLGVGFNRRFAPMYMAAKSWLEKAGGISLCHAVKHRTKLQTGSSSETVHDDLIHMLDLLLWLCGNDYELLHSSLRSDSEGRMLQASGMLSWDKGASGMYSMVRDAGADLEKLELHGNGRSVEVTDMERATLFEKGNLPRTQGFGSWDTVLERRGFSGVVSHFLNHIHTPEQCGISASAVLPSHMLAAQLED, from the coding sequence ATGAATATTTCTGGACGCAAAAGAGTCGCGATGATCGGGATCGGCGATATCGCCCGCAAAGTATACCTGCCTCTGCTCTCCCGTCATGAACAAGCTGAAGTGGTCGGGCTGCTCAGCCATTCACCGGCAACGGTGCAGAGTGCGGTTCATTCCTACCGGTTCCCCAAAGGTACAACCGATCTGGACGAGCTGTTATCCTGGGAGCTGGATGCCGTTTTTGTGCATAGTCCTACACCAACACACTATGATATCGTTATGAAATGCCTGCAAGTTGGGGTATCAGTATATGTAGACAAGCCGCTCTCTTATGAGCTGGAGCATTCGCGGCGGATGGCCGCGCTGGCGGAAGATAAGGGAATACTGCTCGGCGTAGGCTTCAACCGGCGGTTTGCGCCAATGTATATGGCTGCGAAATCCTGGCTTGAGAAAGCCGGGGGAATCAGCTTATGTCATGCCGTCAAGCACCGGACCAAACTGCAGACCGGCAGCAGCAGTGAGACGGTTCATGATGATCTCATACATATGCTGGATCTGCTTTTGTGGCTGTGCGGGAATGACTATGAGCTGCTGCACAGCAGCCTCAGATCAGATAGTGAAGGCCGGATGCTGCAGGCTTCCGGGATGCTGTCGTGGGATAAAGGGGCGTCAGGCATGTACAGTATGGTCCGGGATGCCGGGGCGGATCTGGAGAAGCTGGAGCTGCACGGTAACGGCAGATCTGTGGAAGTAACCGACATGGAGCGGGCAACCTTGTTCGAGAAAGGCAATCTGCCGCGCACCCAGGGATTCGGAAGCTGGGACACCGTGCTGGAGAGAAGAGGCTTCAGCGGTGTGGTCAGCCATTTTTTAAATCATATTCATACACCGGAACAATGCGGCATTTCAGCTTCGGCCGTACTGCCAAGCCATATGCTGGCAGCGCAGCTGGAAGACTGA
- a CDS encoding VTT domain-containing protein, which yields MRKWLTVLLYVSGIILAFIYRYDILDWLREDHNLLLSLGAATLLALFPVLPYKLIIGLFGYVYGSAAGLLLCWAATTLAAAAMYGIVKYLFRDKAHAYLTSVQALDKFTAAVQRRPFASIVLARLVPLIPQTAVNVYAGAAGLPFWSYLAASGIGKIPGIALYAYLGDQIFQNPRSAVIAFSVYTSVLLVAGLSLRPYRPGRK from the coding sequence ATGAGAAAATGGTTGACGGTTCTACTGTATGTTTCGGGTATAATCTTAGCGTTTATCTACAGATATGATATCCTGGACTGGCTGAGGGAGGATCATAACCTCCTTCTGTCCCTCGGAGCAGCGACGCTGCTGGCGCTTTTCCCCGTACTTCCCTATAAACTCATTATCGGATTGTTCGGTTATGTATATGGCAGTGCAGCAGGCCTCCTGTTATGCTGGGCGGCAACCACACTTGCGGCGGCAGCCATGTATGGCATTGTAAAATATCTTTTCCGGGATAAAGCGCATGCTTACCTGACATCCGTACAGGCGCTGGATAAATTCACCGCTGCCGTGCAGCGGCGCCCGTTCGCCTCCATTGTGCTTGCCCGGCTCGTTCCCCTTATTCCGCAGACCGCCGTCAATGTCTATGCAGGAGCCGCCGGACTGCCGTTCTGGAGTTACCTTGCCGCTTCCGGCATCGGTAAAATCCCCGGCATCGCGCTTTACGCCTACCTAGGGGACCAAATATTTCAAAATCCGCGCAGCGCGGTAATTGCCTTTTCTGTATATACCTCCGTGTTATTAGTGGCCGGACTATCCCTGCGCCCATACAGGCCGGGAAGAAAGTAG
- the nirB gene encoding nitrite reductase large subunit NirB, whose protein sequence is MTVEREKLVLIGNGMAGVGTIEQILKLGGAYDITIFGSEPHPNYNRIMLSYVLEGSKTIEDIILNDRQWYEDNHITLHTGTTVVRIDEENRQVIADNGMTVPYDKVIIATGSNSFILPVPGSTKEGVVGFRDIADCDAMLAAAKQYRTAAVIGGGLLGLEAAKGLVNLGMDVTVVHLLEDLMERQLDHNASSMLQAELKRQGVKFAMGKQTVELTGDERVNGLRFSDGTELQADFVVMAVGIKPNTQLAKDSGITVNRGIVVNDYLETSMPGVYSVGECTEHRGTCYGLVAPLFEQGMVLAKYLCGAATQPYEGSVVATKLKISGVDVFSAGEFTETEEHTVISAKDEWKRTYKKILLKDNVIVGAVLFGDVTESANLQKLVKQGAQMTDEIYGEVMGTGCCGGGAAKKSMSVETMADEEIVCGCNGVTKKAIVDAVTENGFTTVDEIKACTGATRSCGGCKPVVEQILQFVLGDSFEQSAKQGICSCTTLSRDEIVAEITAKGLRTTKEVMNVLGWKQAEGCSKCRPAVNYYLGMIYPDTHEDEKESRFVNERMSANIQKDGTFTVVPRMYGGVTTPEDLKKIADVSLKYDVKVVKVTGGQRLDLIGVKKEDVPKVWEELDMPSGYAYAKSLRTVKTCVGSQFCRFGTQDSMGMGALLERKYERLDFPAKFKMAVNGCPRNCAESCTKDIGIVGNDGGWEVFIGGNGGIKPRIADSFCKVKTDDELVEICSAVMQYYRETGNYLERTSEWVERMGLENIQNVILNNEDNRKELAARIDFALAQVSDPWKKMLDDDNTRTALFEKARV, encoded by the coding sequence GTGACAGTGGAGAGAGAAAAGTTAGTATTGATCGGTAACGGTATGGCAGGCGTAGGCACAATTGAACAGATCCTTAAGCTGGGCGGGGCTTATGATATTACGATTTTTGGAAGTGAGCCGCATCCGAACTACAACCGGATCATGCTGTCCTATGTTCTGGAAGGCAGCAAAACAATTGAAGATATCATTCTTAACGACCGCCAGTGGTATGAAGACAATCATATTACTTTGCATACAGGGACTACAGTAGTCCGCATTGATGAAGAGAACCGTCAGGTTATTGCTGATAACGGAATGACAGTCCCATACGATAAAGTAATTATTGCAACAGGCTCGAATTCGTTCATCCTGCCTGTACCGGGCAGCACCAAAGAAGGTGTCGTCGGTTTCCGCGATATCGCTGATTGCGATGCGATGCTTGCAGCGGCGAAGCAGTACCGTACAGCCGCAGTTATCGGCGGCGGTCTGCTGGGGCTTGAAGCAGCCAAAGGGCTTGTGAACTTAGGGATGGATGTAACTGTAGTGCATTTGCTCGAAGATCTGATGGAACGCCAGCTCGACCACAATGCCTCGTCCATGCTGCAGGCAGAGCTGAAGCGTCAAGGTGTCAAATTTGCAATGGGCAAACAGACTGTGGAATTGACCGGAGATGAGCGGGTTAACGGCCTTCGGTTCAGCGACGGTACAGAGCTGCAGGCGGATTTTGTAGTCATGGCAGTAGGCATCAAACCCAATACGCAGCTGGCTAAAGACAGCGGCATAACCGTTAACCGCGGGATCGTCGTTAATGATTACCTGGAAACTTCGATGCCTGGAGTATACTCCGTAGGTGAATGTACAGAACACCGCGGAACCTGTTACGGCCTTGTAGCACCGCTGTTTGAACAAGGAATGGTGCTGGCCAAATATCTGTGCGGCGCTGCTACCCAGCCATATGAAGGCTCAGTTGTAGCCACCAAGCTGAAAATATCCGGTGTGGATGTGTTCTCGGCAGGGGAGTTTACTGAAACAGAAGAGCACACCGTCATTTCGGCCAAAGATGAATGGAAGAGAACCTACAAAAAGATTTTGCTCAAAGATAATGTTATTGTCGGCGCCGTTCTCTTCGGTGATGTAACAGAATCAGCCAATCTGCAAAAGCTCGTCAAGCAGGGTGCGCAAATGACCGACGAAATTTACGGCGAAGTCATGGGCACCGGATGCTGCGGCGGCGGGGCAGCCAAGAAAAGCATGTCTGTCGAAACGATGGCTGATGAAGAAATCGTCTGCGGCTGTAACGGGGTAACCAAAAAAGCGATTGTCGATGCAGTAACAGAGAACGGATTTACAACAGTGGATGAAATCAAGGCATGCACCGGAGCTACCCGCTCCTGCGGCGGCTGTAAGCCGGTGGTTGAACAGATTCTGCAGTTTGTACTTGGCGACAGCTTTGAGCAAAGCGCGAAGCAGGGCATTTGCAGCTGCACTACACTGAGCCGTGACGAGATTGTAGCAGAGATTACAGCCAAAGGTCTGAGAACCACCAAGGAAGTCATGAATGTACTGGGCTGGAAACAGGCGGAAGGCTGCTCCAAGTGCCGCCCTGCCGTGAACTACTACCTGGGCATGATTTATCCTGACACACATGAAGATGAGAAGGAATCGCGCTTCGTTAACGAGCGGATGAGCGCCAATATTCAGAAGGATGGCACCTTTACCGTAGTACCACGGATGTATGGCGGGGTAACAACACCGGAAGATTTGAAGAAAATTGCCGATGTATCCCTGAAATATGATGTAAAAGTAGTGAAGGTAACCGGCGGACAGCGCCTGGATCTGATCGGTGTCAAGAAAGAGGATGTGCCTAAGGTATGGGAAGAGCTGGATATGCCTTCCGGATACGCTTATGCCAAATCCCTCCGTACTGTAAAAACCTGTGTCGGATCACAGTTCTGCCGTTTTGGAACACAGGATTCCATGGGTATGGGTGCACTGCTTGAGCGTAAATATGAACGCCTTGACTTCCCGGCCAAATTTAAAATGGCAGTCAACGGCTGCCCGCGGAACTGTGCAGAGTCCTGCACCAAGGATATCGGTATCGTCGGAAACGACGGAGGATGGGAAGTATTCATTGGCGGTAACGGCGGGATTAAACCGCGTATTGCAGATTCCTTCTGCAAAGTCAAAACAGATGACGAGCTGGTAGAGATCTGCTCGGCAGTTATGCAGTATTACCGTGAAACTGGTAACTATCTGGAGAGAACCTCCGAGTGGGTGGAACGGATGGGTCTGGAAAATATCCAGAATGTCATTCTGAACAATGAGGATAACCGCAAGGAGCTGGCTGCCCGGATTGATTTTGCACTGGCCCAGGTTTCGGATCCGTGGAAAAAAATGCTTGATGATGACAATACCCGTACTGCACTGTTCGAAAAAGCGAGAGTATAA
- the ric gene encoding iron-sulfur cluster repair di-iron protein yields the protein MTANQINDTFTETPVTTETAISFTADALVRDIVLQFPKAADYFKGQRIDFCCGGVKPLSEAAEEKGLNTENVIRDLNKLLEEHPVLESDIAWNDASSAELIDYIVNKHHRYLREELPLIAQNVTKVFRVHGEDSPHLAEMYRLFHTLREELLQHTAKEEESEFPAMLAYDANPSPERLAELKGMLGTLEEEHDGAGEILRELRRVTNDFTPPEHACTTYRLTYARLEELEGMTFEHVHLENNILFLRYQ from the coding sequence ATGACGGCCAATCAAATAAACGATACATTTACAGAAACTCCGGTGACTACGGAAACAGCAATCAGCTTCACTGCTGATGCCCTGGTCAGAGACATTGTCCTTCAATTTCCAAAAGCGGCGGATTATTTCAAAGGCCAGCGGATCGATTTTTGCTGCGGAGGTGTAAAGCCTTTGTCGGAGGCAGCCGAAGAGAAGGGGCTTAACACTGAGAATGTTATCCGCGATCTGAACAAGCTGCTGGAAGAGCATCCTGTGCTGGAATCGGATATTGCCTGGAACGATGCATCTTCTGCGGAGCTGATTGATTACATCGTCAACAAGCATCACCGGTATTTGCGTGAAGAGCTTCCTCTTATTGCCCAGAATGTGACGAAAGTGTTCCGTGTTCACGGTGAAGATTCACCGCATCTTGCAGAAATGTACCGGTTGTTCCACACCCTGCGTGAGGAGCTGCTGCAGCATACGGCCAAGGAAGAGGAATCCGAGTTCCCTGCTATGCTGGCCTATGACGCAAACCCGTCGCCTGAACGCCTGGCAGAGCTGAAAGGAATGCTGGGTACGCTGGAAGAGGAGCACGACGGCGCCGGGGAAATTTTGCGCGAGCTCCGCAGAGTGACGAATGATTTCACACCTCCAGAGCATGCCTGCACAACCTACCGTCTGACCTATGCCCGGCTCGAAGAGCTGGAAGGGATGACCTTTGAACATGTGCATCTCGAAAATAACATTTTGTTCCTGCGCTATCAGTAA